One Dysosmobacter welbionis DNA segment encodes these proteins:
- a CDS encoding putative ABC transporter permease — translation MEAVQSYVLYFFFYSMLGWLYEVFLEVVVYRWGFTNRGVLLGPYCPVYGVGALVFLLAFSRLMAKREPAWFRWVKPVLVFLGCMIAATAIELATSYLLEALTGAWPWQTYRDYAINFEGRIALSPSIRFGLGGLLFLYVLQPLFHRLVHSLSPRVRRGACIAVLVLLAVDCAVLLFR, via the coding sequence ATGGAAGCTGTTCAGTCCTACGTGCTCTATTTCTTTTTCTACTCCATGCTGGGGTGGCTGTATGAGGTGTTTCTGGAAGTGGTGGTCTACCGCTGGGGATTCACCAACCGGGGTGTGCTGCTGGGGCCCTACTGCCCGGTGTACGGCGTTGGCGCCCTGGTGTTCCTGCTGGCCTTCTCCCGCCTGATGGCTAAGCGGGAGCCAGCGTGGTTCCGCTGGGTGAAGCCAGTGCTGGTGTTCCTGGGCTGCATGATCGCCGCCACCGCCATCGAGCTGGCCACCAGCTATCTGCTGGAGGCCCTGACCGGCGCCTGGCCCTGGCAGACCTACCGAGACTACGCTATCAACTTTGAGGGCCGTATCGCTCTCTCCCCCTCCATCCGCTTCGGACTAGGCGGACTGCTGTTCCTGTACGTGCTCCAGCCCCTGTTCCACCGGCTGGTCCACAGCCTGTCGCCCCGGGTGCGCCGCGGGGCTTGCATCGCCGTTCTGGTGCTGCTGGCTGTGGACTGCGCCGTGCTGCTGTTCCGGTGA
- a CDS encoding metal-dependent transcriptional regulator, whose protein sequence is MVIHESAEDYLESILVLQQRRGQVRSIDIVNELGYSKPSVSIAMKKLRENGYISMDADGFITLNESGLEVASRVYGRHKTLSKLFVLLGVTPEVASEDACKVEHDLSEETFRCIQQYLEKMMEEQKED, encoded by the coding sequence ATGGTAATCCACGAGTCCGCAGAGGACTATCTGGAGTCCATCCTGGTTTTGCAGCAGCGGCGGGGGCAGGTGCGGTCCATTGACATCGTCAACGAGCTGGGATACTCCAAGCCCAGCGTCAGCATCGCCATGAAGAAGCTGCGGGAAAACGGTTATATCTCGATGGATGCGGACGGATTCATCACTCTGAATGAAAGCGGGTTGGAAGTGGCCAGCCGTGTCTACGGTCGGCACAAGACCCTCTCCAAGCTCTTTGTCCTTCTGGGAGTAACGCCGGAGGTGGCCTCGGAGGATGCCTGCAAGGTGGAACACGACCTCAGCGAGGAGACGTTCCGCTGCATCCAGCAGTATCTGGAAAAGATGATGGAAGAACAGAAAGAGGACTGA
- a CDS encoding recombinase family protein encodes MAERVYCLYRVSTNKQVDHDENNQADIPMQRKACHDFAAKMGWVIVGEEQETGVSGYKVSADDRDKLQLIKKYAEQGKFDILLVFMFDRLGRKSDETPFVVEWFTKKGVRVWSVQEGEQRFESHTDRLTNYIRFWQADGESQKTSMRTKTALGQMVEEGRFRGGNAPYGYRLEKSGILNKRKHEVYMLVIDEDEARVVRMMFDLCISSGYGRWRLANFLNDHGIKNRKGQNWHDASVGGILHNPLYKGILRSGETYAGPFEALQIIAPDQFDLAQKLMLERTNERKERRTVPLNTAGQSLLSGNIFCGHCGGRLVLTTNGTTTRLADGTPVHKKRIRYVCYNKTRRRQECTGQTGYTMHILDGIVTEVLHQVFDKMQGASNDMIVGSAVQKQMAMIRSELQRARAENTKANKEYESLKSEVLKAIQGKSALPQDVLTEMLEDTRQKVLSTSERITTLTAELNDGNSKIEEMKAEFNRIVSWSKIFDESPMEVKKMICGYIIKKVSVFRDYRVKIEFNINVEQFLNGIDSIDECATYELPMAQ; translated from the coding sequence ATGGCTGAAAGAGTTTATTGTTTATACAGAGTTTCCACCAACAAGCAGGTCGATCACGATGAAAACAACCAGGCAGACATCCCTATGCAGAGAAAAGCCTGCCACGATTTTGCGGCGAAAATGGGCTGGGTCATCGTGGGCGAGGAGCAGGAAACTGGCGTATCCGGTTATAAAGTCAGCGCCGATGACCGTGATAAACTGCAGCTCATCAAGAAGTATGCAGAGCAGGGCAAGTTCGATATTCTGCTTGTCTTCATGTTCGACCGACTGGGCCGCAAGTCAGATGAAACACCCTTCGTTGTGGAGTGGTTTACTAAAAAGGGCGTCCGCGTCTGGAGCGTACAGGAAGGAGAGCAGCGGTTTGAGTCCCACACGGACCGCCTGACCAACTATATCCGTTTCTGGCAGGCCGATGGAGAGAGCCAGAAAACTTCGATGCGCACCAAAACGGCCCTTGGCCAGATGGTAGAGGAAGGCCGGTTCCGCGGTGGAAACGCACCATACGGGTACCGGCTGGAAAAGAGCGGCATCCTCAACAAGCGCAAACATGAGGTGTACATGCTGGTCATTGATGAGGACGAGGCCAGAGTCGTCCGGATGATGTTTGACCTCTGCATTTCGTCCGGTTACGGCAGATGGCGCCTTGCCAACTTCCTCAACGACCACGGGATCAAAAACCGGAAGGGACAAAACTGGCACGACGCCAGTGTGGGGGGCATCCTGCACAACCCGCTCTATAAGGGAATCCTTCGGAGCGGAGAAACCTATGCCGGCCCCTTTGAGGCCCTCCAGATCATCGCCCCAGACCAATTCGACCTGGCGCAGAAACTGATGCTGGAGCGGACCAATGAGCGGAAAGAGCGGCGCACAGTACCGCTGAATACCGCAGGCCAATCCCTGCTTTCCGGGAACATCTTCTGCGGCCACTGCGGAGGCCGGCTGGTGCTCACTACCAACGGGACAACCACCCGCCTTGCGGATGGGACGCCGGTCCATAAAAAGCGTATTCGCTATGTATGCTACAACAAGACCCGGCGCCGTCAGGAATGTACAGGACAGACTGGATACACAATGCACATTCTGGACGGGATCGTCACTGAGGTGCTGCATCAGGTCTTCGACAAGATGCAGGGAGCTTCCAACGACATGATTGTGGGAAGTGCGGTTCAAAAGCAGATGGCAATGATACGCTCGGAATTGCAGCGGGCCAGAGCCGAAAACACCAAGGCCAATAAGGAATATGAATCCCTCAAGTCCGAGGTGCTGAAGGCGATCCAAGGGAAAAGCGCCCTGCCGCAAGATGTGCTGACTGAAATGCTGGAGGATACCCGACAGAAGGTACTGTCCACCAGTGAACGAATCACGACCCTTACCGCAGAACTGAATGATGGAAACTCTAAGATCGAGGAGATGAAGGCCGAGTTCAACCGGATCGTGTCCTGGTCCAAGATTTTTGATGAAAGCCCGATGGAGGTCAAGAAAATGATCTGCGGCTACATCATCAAGAAGGTTTCGGTGTTCCGGGACTATAGGGTCAAGATTGAATTCAACATTAATGTGGAGCAGTTCCTGAATGGTATCGACAGCATCGACGAATGCGCTACCTATGAACTGCCCATGGCGCAATAA
- a CDS encoding recombinase family protein, which produces MVSKMAERVYCLYRGKDQESILMQKNACHDFAEKKGWNIVGEEQEIGVSGYKVSTDDLVKLKRIRKAAEQGEFDILLVFMYDRLGRNLNETPFIAEWFTKKGIHVWSVYEGEIIDGVDAERMLDYIRFWQTDEAQKL; this is translated from the coding sequence ATGGTCAGTAAAATGGCTGAAAGAGTCTATTGCTTATACAGAGGTAAGGATCAGGAAAGCATTCTCATGCAGAAGAACGCCTGCCACGATTTTGCAGAGAAAAAAGGCTGGAACATTGTTGGCGAGGAGCAGGAGATCGGCGTGTCCGGCTATAAAGTCAGCACTGATGACCTTGTTAAGTTAAAGCGCATTAGAAAGGCTGCTGAGCAGGGTGAGTTTGATATCCTGCTGGTCTTTATGTATGACCGGCTGGGACGCAATCTCAACGAAACCCCATTCATCGCAGAGTGGTTTACCAAGAAGGGCATCCATGTTTGGAGCGTCTATGAGGGAGAGATCATAGACGGCGTTGATGCAGAACGCATGCTTGACTACATTCGCTTTTGGCAGACTGATGAGGCCCAAAAACTTTGA
- a CDS encoding AAA family ATPase: protein MSGSSPKSISISGVETDITIGKELAAVAQKSKALASRDCFEQLEMYLHGRSHDRVCLLFGLLQTGKNTMLRQAIGRMTKEDLSRIAYIKARRTDNMAMMNRDLKKLFNAGFRYVFIDEVTLMEDFIDSAALFSDVFATMGMKIVLSGTDSLGFWLAMDEELYDRAKSIHTTFIPYREYSRLLGIDSIDEYIRYGGTLRAGELAFDDEDVNAQDASFRDDESTRRYIDTAICKNIQHSLACYESGGHFRHLYSLYEAGELTSAINRIIEDMNHRFLISVLTDDFLSHDLRLTAANLRKERDPEKRTEALDAIDTEAVTRRLMELLDIRNKEEQSIGITTAHIIEIKQYLTALELIVDCPIESADPGIEPVEHILFTQPGMRYCQAQALIHSLLKDEQFSALSEYDKTQITGRILEEVRGRMMEDIVLLETMKAADKDHRVFKLQFEAGEFDMVIYDQKENSCEIFEIKHSSKQVPFQYRHLVDEDKCQRTERRFGPIHGRYILYRGEDAQMENGVQYWNVENYLKALPTLDIVQVQEIGMQSIEPTL from the coding sequence GTGAGTGGAAGCAGCCCGAAAAGCATATCAATATCAGGTGTCGAAACCGATATAACCATCGGCAAAGAACTGGCTGCCGTTGCGCAGAAATCAAAGGCACTGGCCTCACGCGACTGCTTTGAGCAACTGGAGATGTACCTCCACGGCAGAAGTCATGACCGCGTGTGTCTGCTCTTTGGCCTGCTCCAGACTGGAAAAAACACCATGCTCCGTCAGGCCATTGGCAGAATGACAAAGGAGGACTTGAGCCGTATCGCATACATCAAAGCCCGCAGGACTGACAATATGGCGATGATGAACCGGGATCTCAAGAAGTTGTTTAACGCGGGATTCCGATATGTGTTCATCGACGAGGTCACGCTGATGGAAGACTTTATTGACTCGGCTGCCCTCTTTTCCGATGTGTTCGCCACCATGGGAATGAAGATCGTCCTGTCTGGTACGGACTCCCTGGGCTTCTGGCTGGCAATGGATGAAGAATTGTATGACCGGGCCAAGTCCATCCACACGACCTTCATCCCATATCGGGAGTATAGCCGTCTGCTCGGGATCGACAGCATTGATGAGTACATCCGATATGGCGGCACACTACGCGCCGGAGAGCTGGCCTTTGACGATGAAGATGTGAATGCTCAGGATGCATCCTTCCGGGATGACGAGTCCACCCGAAGATACATCGACACGGCAATCTGCAAGAACATCCAGCACTCCCTGGCCTGCTACGAGTCGGGCGGGCATTTCCGCCACCTGTACTCTCTGTATGAAGCTGGAGAGCTGACCAGCGCCATCAACCGGATCATAGAGGATATGAACCACCGATTCCTGATCTCAGTGCTGACCGATGATTTTCTCTCCCATGACCTGCGGCTCACTGCCGCAAATCTGCGGAAAGAGCGTGACCCCGAAAAGCGCACAGAGGCGCTGGATGCCATTGATACAGAGGCGGTCACCCGGCGTTTGATGGAACTGCTGGATATCCGGAACAAGGAGGAGCAGTCCATCGGTATCACAACTGCTCACATCATAGAGATTAAGCAATATCTTACCGCGTTGGAGTTGATTGTGGATTGTCCCATTGAATCGGCGGACCCCGGAATTGAACCAGTGGAACATATTCTCTTCACACAGCCTGGAATGCGATATTGTCAGGCCCAGGCCCTTATCCATTCCTTGTTAAAGGATGAGCAGTTCTCGGCGCTCAGCGAATATGATAAAACGCAGATCACGGGCCGCATCCTTGAAGAAGTCCGTGGCCGGATGATGGAAGATATTGTGCTGCTGGAAACCATGAAGGCGGCCGACAAGGATCACCGTGTTTTCAAACTGCAGTTTGAGGCTGGCGAGTTTGACATGGTCATCTATGACCAGAAAGAAAACTCCTGTGAGATCTTTGAAATCAAACACAGCAGCAAACAGGTTCCCTTTCAATACCGGCACCTCGTCGATGAGGATAAATGCCAGAGGACGGAACGGCGGTTTGGTCCCATCCATGGGCGCTATATCCTGTACCGCGGCGAAGATGCGCAGATGGAAAATGGGGTCCAATACTGGAATGTAGAGAATTATCTGAAGGCTCTGCCAACATTGGATATCGTCCAAGTACAGGAAATCGGTATGCAGTCAATCGAACCTACTCTGTAA
- a CDS encoding ATP-binding protein: MIKRELYMNRIRPFIGGELIKVMTGIRRSGKSVMLELIKEELAEAGVAPSQMISINFEDMRYSHLQTATALHDEIIKRAEGIEGKAYLFFDEIQEVEGWEKCVNSLRVALDCDIYITGSNAKLLSGELATYIGGRYVEFVIYPFSFAEFLELYHTIAPSDSIQQCFQKYLLAGGMPYLANLRYEEEPSRQYLTDLFNSVQLKDIVKRNKIRDIDLLERIIAYMTANVGTVFSASSLAKFFKNEQRTVAAETILNYVRYCCDAYLFYQVKRQDLQGKQILASNEKYYIADHGIREAVFGGNMKDINLILENIVYMELLRRGYVVTVGRAGEKEIDFVCEKRGEKLYVQVTYLLASEDTVKREFGAYDGIQDNFPKYVVSLDEFDMSRNGIKHRNIRDFLLAEEWN, encoded by the coding sequence ATGATCAAACGAGAACTGTATATGAACCGCATCCGTCCCTTCATTGGGGGCGAACTGATTAAGGTAATGACCGGCATTCGCCGCTCCGGTAAGTCGGTGATGCTGGAACTGATCAAAGAGGAACTGGCGGAGGCTGGTGTTGCCCCGTCTCAGATGATCTCAATCAATTTTGAAGATATGCGGTACTCCCATCTGCAGACCGCAACGGCTCTGCACGATGAGATCATAAAACGGGCAGAGGGCATCGAGGGAAAAGCGTATCTGTTTTTTGACGAGATCCAGGAAGTAGAGGGCTGGGAAAAGTGCGTCAATTCTTTGCGAGTGGCGCTGGACTGCGATATCTACATTACGGGCTCCAACGCAAAACTGCTGTCCGGTGAACTGGCCACTTATATTGGCGGACGGTATGTGGAGTTTGTGATTTACCCATTCTCCTTCGCTGAATTCCTGGAACTGTACCACACAATTGCACCAAGCGATTCGATCCAGCAATGCTTTCAAAAATATCTGCTGGCCGGAGGAATGCCCTATCTGGCCAACCTCCGGTATGAGGAAGAACCCTCCCGGCAGTATCTCACAGATCTATTCAATTCTGTGCAGCTCAAAGATATCGTAAAACGGAACAAGATTCGGGATATTGATTTGCTGGAGCGCATCATTGCGTATATGACCGCAAATGTCGGAACAGTTTTCTCAGCGTCCTCTCTGGCTAAGTTTTTCAAAAATGAGCAGCGGACTGTCGCGGCAGAAACCATCCTGAACTATGTGCGGTACTGCTGTGACGCATATCTCTTCTATCAGGTAAAGCGCCAGGACCTGCAGGGCAAGCAGATACTGGCCTCCAACGAAAAGTATTATATTGCGGATCACGGTATTCGGGAGGCTGTGTTCGGCGGGAACATGAAGGACATCAACCTGATCCTCGAAAACATTGTCTACATGGAACTGCTGCGACGGGGTTATGTTGTCACAGTAGGCAGAGCAGGAGAAAAAGAAATTGACTTTGTATGCGAAAAAAGAGGAGAAAAACTCTATGTGCAGGTAACATACCTGCTGGCCTCTGAAGATACGGTGAAACGGGAGTTCGGTGCATACGATGGCATCCAGGACAATTTCCCCAAGTATGTCGTATCCCTCGACGAGTTTGACATGAGCAGGAACGGGATCAAGCACCGGAATATCCGTGACTTCCTTCTGGCGGAAGAATGGAATTGA
- a CDS encoding DNA methylase: MKERTYICCDLKSFYASVECIERGLNPLDTNLVVADLSRTEKTICLAVTPSLKSYGISGRARLFEVIQRVKEVNAQRQRNTPGRQFTSASSHDPEVRRNPSLALDYIVAPPRMAHYIDWSTRVYSVYLKHVAPEDIYPYSIDEVFIDATSYLQTYHLSAREFARKIILDILQTTGITAAAGIGTNLYLAKVAMDIGAKHVPADEYGVRIAELDEMGYRRSFWTHRPLTDFWRVGKGYAAKLEANGLYTMGDIARCSIGQPTDYHNEELLYKLFGVNAELLIDHAWGWEPCTIADIKAYKPENKSIVSGQILQYPYPFEKARLVIQEMADALALELVDKRLATNQLVLTVGYDIENLKGTVYTGEVTTDRYGRKIPKHAHGTVNLDGYTSSGEELLKAATSLYDRIVDKTLLARRLTLCANHLLDESSVPEDLPEQIDLFTDYSAKEKQKKEADTAHARERKLQETMLDIKKRFGKNAILKGLNLEDGATARERNNQIGGHKA; encoded by the coding sequence ATGAAGGAGCGAACCTACATTTGCTGTGATCTAAAATCGTTTTACGCAAGTGTGGAGTGCATCGAGCGTGGGCTGAATCCACTGGACACCAACCTCGTGGTGGCGGACCTGAGCCGCACTGAAAAGACCATCTGTCTGGCGGTCACACCTTCCCTGAAGTCTTATGGCATTTCCGGTCGAGCCAGGCTGTTTGAGGTGATCCAACGGGTCAAGGAGGTCAATGCCCAACGGCAGCGGAATACCCCTGGCCGGCAGTTCACCAGCGCTTCCTCTCACGACCCGGAGGTACGGCGAAATCCTTCCCTGGCCCTCGACTATATCGTGGCTCCACCCCGGATGGCCCACTATATTGACTGGAGCACCCGCGTCTACAGTGTTTACCTCAAGCATGTGGCGCCGGAGGACATCTACCCATACAGCATCGATGAGGTGTTCATCGACGCCACCAGCTACCTGCAGACCTACCATCTGTCGGCCCGTGAATTTGCCCGGAAAATCATCCTCGACATTCTGCAGACGACCGGTATCACCGCTGCGGCGGGCATTGGGACGAATCTGTATCTGGCCAAGGTCGCCATGGACATTGGCGCGAAGCATGTCCCCGCCGATGAATACGGCGTCCGCATCGCAGAACTGGATGAGATGGGCTATCGCCGCTCCTTCTGGACCCACCGTCCGCTCACCGACTTCTGGAGGGTGGGAAAAGGCTATGCCGCCAAGCTGGAAGCCAACGGCCTGTACACCATGGGAGATATTGCCCGGTGTTCTATCGGGCAGCCTACAGATTATCACAACGAGGAACTGCTCTATAAACTGTTTGGTGTCAACGCAGAACTGCTCATCGACCATGCCTGGGGCTGGGAACCCTGCACCATTGCGGACATTAAGGCATACAAACCAGAAAACAAGAGCATCGTCTCCGGGCAGATTCTGCAGTACCCATACCCATTTGAAAAGGCAAGGCTGGTCATCCAGGAGATGGCCGATGCACTGGCGCTGGAATTGGTAGATAAGCGGCTTGCGACCAACCAACTGGTCCTCACAGTAGGCTATGACATCGAAAACCTCAAGGGTACAGTCTACACCGGAGAGGTCACCACGGACCGCTATGGGCGCAAAATTCCCAAGCATGCTCATGGTACAGTCAATCTGGACGGATATACTTCCTCCGGCGAGGAGCTGCTCAAGGCAGCCACCAGCCTGTATGACCGGATCGTAGATAAAACCCTGCTGGCCCGCCGGCTGACCCTCTGCGCCAATCACCTGCTGGACGAGTCTTCTGTGCCGGAGGATTTGCCGGAGCAGATTGACCTGTTTACGGACTACTCGGCAAAGGAAAAGCAGAAAAAAGAGGCTGACACTGCCCATGCACGGGAGAGAAAACTCCAGGAAACCATGCTGGACATCAAAAAGCGTTTTGGCAAGAATGCCATCCTCAAAGGACTGAATCTGGAGGACGGCGCCACAGCCAGGGAGAGAAACAACCAAATCGGAGGTCACAAAGCATGA
- a CDS encoding virulence RhuM family protein — MRNDKQEQAIRSSAAEYLTFVAATGDSTESMEMRYEDENIWLTQKMMSALYDVDVRTINEHIQKIYEDGELTEEATIRNFRIVQTEGSRQVSRQVKHYNLQMIIAVGFKVNNDRAVQFRKWANTIVKDYTIQGWAMDSDRLKNGGSVLTKEYFDHLLEQIREIRMSERKFYQKITDIYATALDYDKSAKTTRLFFSEVQNKLHWAIHRHTAAELIVERANAEKPHMGLTSWEQYPNGKIQKYDVSIAKNYLSREELQALERIVTMYLDYAEYQAGRHIPMTMQDWSQRLNRFLEFNEHEILHDTGRVTHEIAKAFAESEFEKYRIVQDRMFESDFDHFLALEEQAERKND, encoded by the coding sequence GTGCGGAACGATAAACAAGAACAGGCGATCCGATCCAGCGCAGCGGAATACCTGACCTTTGTGGCCGCTACCGGTGACAGTACAGAGAGCATGGAAATGCGCTATGAGGATGAGAATATCTGGCTGACCCAGAAGATGATGTCGGCTCTCTATGATGTGGATGTTCGGACAATCAATGAGCACATCCAGAAGATCTATGAGGATGGTGAGCTGACAGAGGAGGCAACTATCCGGAATTTCCGGATAGTTCAAACTGAGGGCTCCCGTCAGGTTAGCCGCCAGGTGAAGCACTACAATCTGCAGATGATCATTGCGGTTGGATTCAAGGTCAACAATGACCGGGCGGTCCAGTTCCGCAAGTGGGCCAATACCATCGTTAAGGACTACACCATTCAGGGCTGGGCCATGGACAGTGACCGGTTGAAAAACGGGGGTAGTGTACTTACCAAGGAATACTTCGACCACCTTCTGGAGCAGATCCGGGAGATTCGGATGTCTGAACGCAAGTTCTACCAAAAGATCACCGACATCTACGCCACGGCTCTGGATTATGATAAATCAGCCAAAACCACACGCCTGTTTTTTTCCGAGGTACAGAACAAACTCCACTGGGCGATCCACCGTCATACTGCGGCGGAGTTGATTGTGGAGCGAGCCAACGCTGAAAAACCTCACATGGGCTTAACTTCCTGGGAGCAGTATCCAAACGGAAAAATACAGAAGTATGATGTGTCCATTGCTAAGAACTATCTTTCCAGAGAGGAACTGCAGGCGCTGGAACGCATTGTGACCATGTACCTGGACTATGCGGAATACCAGGCAGGCCGCCATATCCCTATGACCATGCAGGACTGGTCACAGCGGCTGAATCGCTTCCTGGAATTCAATGAGCATGAGATCCTCCACGACACCGGCCGGGTGACGCATGAGATCGCCAAAGCCTTCGCAGAGAGCGAGTTTGAAAAATACCGGATTGTGCAGGATCGCATGTTTGAAAGCGACTTCGACCATTTCCTTGCCCTGGAGGAACAAGCAGAGAGAAAAAATGACTGA
- a CDS encoding DUF6429 family protein has product MPEKQKKTIRELTLMLMYLTSWEERDTPEMRAVKKKELEKYPLVRRCWKGYDHDLLNKLSEEGLINAAGRTYPALITPEGEAEARKLLAQYGIDTEERRRCSAER; this is encoded by the coding sequence ATGCCGGAAAAACAGAAGAAAACCATTCGGGAATTGACCCTCATGCTGATGTACCTGACCTCCTGGGAGGAACGGGATACACCGGAAATGCGGGCGGTCAAGAAAAAGGAACTGGAAAAGTATCCCCTTGTCCGCCGATGCTGGAAGGGCTATGATCACGACCTGCTGAACAAACTTTCAGAGGAAGGGCTGATCAACGCTGCCGGGCGAACCTATCCCGCCCTCATCACACCGGAGGGAGAAGCCGAAGCTCGGAAACTGCTGGCCCAATATGGAATTGATACAGAAGAAAGAAGGCGTTGCAGTGCGGAACGATAA
- a CDS encoding DUF4313 domain-containing protein encodes MTFEIKDYFETPVILEPRVELYTVYDFMGKELPGLAIVLDMPIQGADEKEQFAILTKSFEEFIGLKNSAYVDINNCPFAPQLLNRGFAKDTGLYKESGFCSYPLWTFDETVLKETGGEKYERYARAYDEYMESSFIGMMGAEDETGEEICTGMMM; translated from the coding sequence ATGACATTTGAAATTAAAGATTATTTTGAGACGCCCGTTATATTGGAGCCGAGGGTGGAATTGTACACGGTTTATGATTTTATGGGCAAAGAACTGCCTGGCCTTGCGATTGTTCTTGATATGCCTATCCAAGGAGCAGATGAGAAAGAACAGTTCGCTATTCTTACAAAATCTTTTGAAGAATTTATTGGCTTGAAAAACAGTGCATATGTCGATATAAACAACTGTCCCTTTGCGCCGCAGCTGCTCAATCGTGGATTTGCTAAAGATACTGGGCTCTACAAAGAAAGTGGGTTCTGCTCCTACCCTTTATGGACATTTGATGAAACCGTTCTGAAAGAAACCGGCGGTGAGAAGTACGAGAGATACGCACGGGCTTATGACGAGTATATGGAGTCCTCTTTTATAGGAATGATGGGTGCGGAAGATGAAACAGGCGAAGAAATATGTACAGGAATGATGATGTAA
- a CDS encoding metallophosphoesterase family protein, which produces MAIYITGDTHGDFQRFGSKYFPQQKEMSRGDYVVIAGDFGGLWDGSQKDQYWLDWLNKKPFTTLFVDGNHENFDLLNTLPEKEWNGGRVHVVREHVLHLMRGQVFDFGGLAWFTMGGAASHDIQDGILDPAAPDFERQYWLMRRMRSMFRVKGVSWWEEEMPSLEEYQEALANLERVNWTVDCVLTHCAPSGVVQEINPSYGTDELTDFLEMVSQRCKFAYWFFGHYHENRIIDQKYILQWEKISELGF; this is translated from the coding sequence ATGGCAATTTATATTACGGGTGATACTCACGGCGACTTCCAACGCTTTGGGAGCAAATACTTCCCACAGCAGAAGGAGATGAGCCGGGGGGACTATGTGGTCATCGCGGGTGATTTTGGAGGACTGTGGGATGGAAGCCAGAAAGATCAATATTGGTTGGACTGGCTGAACAAGAAGCCCTTCACCACCCTGTTCGTGGATGGGAACCATGAGAATTTTGACTTGCTGAACACTCTACCAGAAAAAGAATGGAATGGCGGACGGGTCCATGTTGTGCGGGAGCATGTCCTGCACCTTATGCGGGGACAGGTCTTCGACTTCGGCGGCCTCGCCTGGTTCACAATGGGCGGTGCGGCCTCCCATGATATTCAGGATGGAATCCTTGATCCCGCCGCTCCGGACTTCGAGCGCCAGTATTGGCTGATGCGCCGGATGCGGTCCATGTTCCGGGTCAAAGGCGTGAGCTGGTGGGAGGAGGAGATGCCCAGCTTGGAGGAGTACCAAGAAGCCCTGGCAAACTTGGAACGGGTCAACTGGACGGTAGACTGTGTTCTCACCCACTGCGCTCCCAGCGGTGTGGTGCAGGAGATCAATCCATCCTATGGAACGGATGAACTGACGGACTTTCTTGAAATGGTCAGCCAGCGGTGTAAATTCGCCTACTGGTTTTTCGGCCATTACCATGAGAATCGAATCATAGATCAGAAATACATCCTCCAGTGGGAAAAGATATCTGAACTGGGTTTTTAA
- a CDS encoding type II toxin-antitoxin system PemK/MazF family toxin: MKTYCRQEISRGDIYYADLRPVIGSEQGGIRPVLILQNNVGNRHSPTVIAAPITSKMGKPRLPTHVCLNRQANGLSCGSVILLEQLRTIDKSRLRERVGALDTSEMKQIDWALGVSVGLVEGYR; this comes from the coding sequence GTGAAAACATATTGCAGACAGGAAATCAGCCGTGGTGACATTTACTATGCTGACCTGCGGCCAGTCATCGGGTCTGAGCAAGGTGGTATCCGTCCGGTACTCATTCTGCAGAACAATGTAGGCAACCGCCACAGCCCCACAGTGATCGCAGCCCCCATCACCAGCAAGATGGGAAAACCGCGGCTGCCTACACATGTTTGTTTGAATAGGCAAGCGAATGGATTGAGCTGTGGTTCCGTTATCCTCTTGGAGCAACTTCGCACTATTGATAAGTCCAGGCTCAGAGAGCGCGTTGGAGCATTGGACACCTCCGAGATGAAACAGATTGACTGGGCGCTTGGGGTCAGCGTCGGTCTGGTGGAAGGATATCGGTAG